ATTATCTTTTGATTATCCTGGGCACGATGAATCGGATAATCTAGCTAACTAAATTAATCAGCATATTGGCGGACTAAAAAAGTTTGTATCCTGCATCTTGTAACTTAAAGATTTGGAGGAATATCAATTGAAAGATACTTCATTAAAATACTGGCTTGCTTGGAATAAGATATCGGACATAGGTCCAAAGAGATTTTACCAATTACTTGATTACTTTGGCTCTCCTGATATTGCCTGGCAGGCAAAATCAGGAGAGATAAGCAAAATATTAAATTTAAGTTCCAAAATATCCTCCCGGCTTTTTGAAGAAAAAAACAATATCCTTCCTGAAGAGGAGTTAAATTTGGTATCTAAAAATAAAATCCAGGTATTGACTATAGAGGACCTCTTATATCCCGAAAATCTAAAAAATATTCATTACCCTCCACCGCTTTTATATTTTAAAGGAAATATCCTGGAATCGGATAAAAATTCTATCTCTATCGTGGGCTCGAGAAAGGCCACCTACTACGGAAAGATGGTAGCCGAAAAGTTAAGTAAAGATTTGGCTTTAGCAGGATTGACCGTTATAAGTGGATTGGCTCGAGGAATCGATACAGCTGCTCATAAAGGTGCAATTTCAGTCAATGGACGAACTATTGCGGTTTTGGGTTGCGGTATTGACCATATATATCCTCCTGAGAATAGAAGACTGGCCGAAGAGATAGAAGGATCGGGAGCATTAATCAGCGAGTTTCCTCTTTATACCCTGCCGGAAAGGAAAAATTTCCCCCGCAGAAACCGCGTTATCAGTGGATTAAGTCTAGGAACAGTAGTGGTGGAAGCGGCTGAAAAAAGCGGTGCTCTGATCACTGCCGATTTTGCTCTCGAACAGGGCAGGGAAGTGTTTGCCATACCCGGGAATATAAACTCTCCCTTATCCAACGGTTCTCATAATTTGATAAAACAAGGGGCAAAATTAGTAGAAAATTTTAAGGATATTTTGGAAGAAATACATATAGTGCTACCTCAAAAAACTACTAATAGAAAGGTGGTTAAAGAAAATACTGCTCTAACCGAAGAAGAAAAAAGAATCTACCAGGTAATTAGCAAAGAGCCTATCCAGATCGATTATATTATTGGAGCAAGTAAACTTTCCGCCGGTAAAGCAAGCGAAGTGCTACTAAATCTCGAACTAAAGGATTTGATAAAAGAGATCGAAGGGAAACGATTTATCAAGCTATAAGTTTATTTACCTTCTCTCTCTAACTGTCATAACAAGGATTGTTACGATGAAGCAATCTCTTTATACCAATCCACATTCCTATAAAAAATAACAAAACTTTATTGCTATAACTATAATCATTTAGTATAATGTAAAAGTCGGGGCGTAGCGCAGTTTGGAAGCGCACCTGAATGGGGTTCAGGGGGTCGGAGGTTCAAGTCCTCTCGCCCCGACCAAATCCTTACAAACAAAGCCTTTCAGGCATTTTGCTGAAGGGCTTTTTCTTTTTTTAAATTATTTTTCAGGAAAAGAAGGATTTTTAAATAGACTTGTAGTATATAGAAAAAAGTGTACTAAAAATTAAATAAGCGTATTTTTTATCCAAGCAGAATATCTATAATACTATGATGCTAAACGGTTTGCTGAAAAGTCAAACGTAATTTTTATTATTAAGATATTCTAACAATTCAAATACATTCCAAGAAATTCAAGGGTCAAATACTAGGCAAAAAATTCAATAGAATAGTAGGAAAGCAAATGCAAAATTATAAGATTGAAATAGAAATATTTGAAGGAAAAGGTGGGAAGCTTTCTAAAGAAGATGATAAAATAATATATCCAGAACTTGAGAAAGAGGGTATTTGTGCCTGGATGTATCGTGGAGATGGATGTAAAAGCTATCAAGTTGGACAAAAATTTAATTATCCTAAAGATTCTGGAAAATTATGCCCTTGGTTGTTAGACAGCCTTAGCGGAATTATTCATGTACTTAGGTTTGGTGGCACATTACCTTGGGAGTATAAAGGAACACCATATGAAAAAGAATTTAATCCGGATGGTATAACAACAGAGTTTGTTCGGTGTATAGATCCGACTGATTCTGGAATTATAGTAAAAGTTTCTAGAATAAAAATTTAACCTTTAACAATGGCAATGCTTTCTGTTTAGTCATCTTTTATATATTAGAACTCGATATAGATATTCTTAATTTTCCGTGCTTTATTCTGTATATATGAATTTTGACCTTATCCCATAAAATAAAAGCACGCTTTCAGACTCCAACCCGGGGAGCCTGACCATTCAAGCCCTTTGGCCTTTGCTGAAGGGCTTTTTTTATAAATTTATCGTAGGAAAAGAAGGATTTTGAAGATAGATGTCGTATATACAAAATATAAGCATAATTATATATTTATCATTGAGAATTAAAATATGAATAAAGGAGGAAATCAAAATGTCCAAAGAAGAATTAATCAGTATGATGAGGAAGTTCAGAGATGCCTTGAATAAAAAGGATCTGGAAAAAAGCTTGTCCTTTTTTACAGAGGATGCCGATTGGGTGAATCCAAATGGCGAATTTAAAGGTAAAGAAGAGCTAAAGAAATATCTTAAATGGGGATTTGAAATAAGTCCGGATCAAAAGGTTATCGAGTCAGGAGTCAAAATTATAGCCGAAGAAGATAAAGCAGTGTATGAGCATATTTTAGAAGGCAGTTTTGAGAGGATGAAATATCAAATTCCTGCCCTTTGTATCTACGAATTTAAAGGGGATAAATTTCAACATCTTAGAACAACCTATGATCGCTTGTCTATGGCGAAACAACTTGCTAAAGGTCCAGTGGCCAAAACAGCTGTAAATTCTATTATCAATCGGATGGAAAAGGGCTTACATGCGTAAATAAACAATGCTAAAATAATGAAGGACCTAATGAAGTTCCTGGTGCTTCTTGTAAAGACATTCAAGTTATAATCTAGAATCTGATTCATGGCCCAGGGGATTGTACTTGTGCCATATACGGTGCTTTTTTTACTTTCATTATCTCTCTAATAAAGAATAACTTAATTGGTAATTGGATTATAAGCAATAAACTCATGTAAAAAAAATCAAATCATCTGGATATTACCAAAAGGGTTTTATATACCAGGATTTGAAGAAGATATTCTTAATTTTCCATATTTTATTTTACGTGGCTTATTTTAGCCGTATAAAAGAGTGCAAGTTTAATAGTGCAGATAAACTTATGTTAGGCAGCTTTACCTTAACAAGGTGGAGGGGGACAAACAAATGCCTGAAATCTTGAAAGACTTATCAACGCCAGCACTGGTTATGGCTATTGAAGCCAACCAATTCGAACTATGGCGAATTTTGGCCAAGATGTTGCAGGCAGACGGAGCTACATCATGAACCAGATATGATTTGGTTCTCCACTGACATACCGTTCTACCTTTGCAACATTGTCGGTCGTGTGCAATTTGATTCAAACGACATTGACGCAAGAATTGATGCGATATTAACCCGATTCAAATCACGGGGGATGCCTATGAGTTGGTGGACTGGGCCAGTTACACGCCCAACCGATTTAGGAAAGTATCTAGAAGCGCATGGTTTGACCTACGTTGAAGATTATCCTGGTATGGCGGTTGATTTGTTGACATTGAACGTTGATCTATCAGTACCACCCGGCTTGACGATAGAACGTGTCGGAGATGTAGAGGATTTGGAAAAGTGGATTCACCCTTTCACTATCGGTATCGGCTACCCTGATTATTTCGCTAAAATCATCTTCGATTCCACTGCAGCTCTGGGCTTCGGTCTACACTTGCCAATGCGCCATTACGTCGGTCTACTAAAGGGAGAGCTAGTTGCGTGTTCAACGCTTATGCTGGGTTCGGGAGTAGCGGGTATCTACAATGTCGCCACCGTTCCAGAAGCCTGTCGGCAAGGGAGTGGGACAGCGATGACGTTAGCGCCCCTGCGGGAAGCCCGTACTCTGGGTTACCGAGTGGCCATCCTGCAATCATCGCAGATGGGGATGGGAGTGTATCGTAGGCTTGGATTTAAAGAGTATTGTAAGATTGGTATGTACATATGGACTGGTGAAACGAACGGGTGAAGAGAGCGACGCTGCTGCCTAACACTTGTTGCTACAGCTGACTAAAGTACAGGAATACAATGGTACAATGGAAGTTTTGTGGAAACAGGTGCAACAGGTACCGCGATAGGTACCAGGCAGGCTAATACGACAGCCATAGTAAATACAAAAGGAATAGGAAGCTATGCTGCAAGTTTATGCAATGACCTGACAGTAGGCGGCTATAACGACTGGTTTTTACCCTCGAAAGATGAACTAGACAAACTGCACACTAACAAAGTTGCAATCGGTGGTTTTACTGATGACAACTACTGGAGTTCGTCGGGGGGGCGGTGCTTCCGCCACTCGGTACCAGAATTTTCTCAGTGGTTTTCAGTACTACGGCCACAAGGCCAGGACACTACGGGTCTGTGCTGTTCGGGCTTTTTAGCTATTTATCAATTTAACTATTTAAGGAGGGTGCAGGGGGTGCAAGCCTTCTGCCAGAGAATTTTTTATGGCTGTATATTATGACCTGCCAGTCTTCAATCAAGGTGAAATGGGAACCAAGATAATCAAAAGGCAGGACTTCATAATTGAAGTTTCTGCCTTTTGATTATCTTTTAAATCCTAACAGACACCAATTACTTCTTCTAACTTTTGATACACCTTTTCGGTTTCCTCACTCATACAAAAAGTTCGAAAATCGTTCTGTCTGGCCGACCAGAATATCTACCAATAACCTTTGTTTCAGGAGGTCTTTTTTTATGAATAGTTAGGACAGGGACTGCTATCTCTCCGATGAAGTTTTTTCCCGAAGAGGTAGGTGTAACTACCAAGAAATTATTATTATTATTTGATTTTAGTTATTCCCATTTTTGTCATTACGAACAATTCCTCAGTTATCATTCCCATTCCTTTATTTTTCATTGCTGGAATAGAAGCGACTCAACAATCGATATGTGATAACTAATAGGAAAAAGGAATTATATTTTTTAGACTATTTCAGCAAACGCCGAAAAAGAATTTTTCAGTGAAAATTAAAAGTAGTTCTTACATTTTCAGGAAAAATAAGCTATTTATCGCTCGAGGTGGAGATGGTAAGATTATCAATAATAGCAGGTGAACTTAATAAGATTTATCAGAAACATGTATGGATATACGGGCAGTGAAACATGTAAGTATTCTGAAAAAAATATGAAGGGCTTAACAGATATACCCTTGAATTTGAAAATAGCTCAAGAGGAAACTTTACTGGATTGAATAGCAATAATTTAAAAAAATAGAACTGCTCAAACTTGGTTGTCCAACTGGAATAAATAAGGGTAACGCATCCTATTTTCTTAAGCTGTTAATAATATTTTATTTTAAATTAGCTGGTGGTATAAAAAAATTACCCTAAAGGAGATGAGAAGAATTGATTATGGAAAATAGTAGTTCGATAACAGTAATAATAGCCGGTAAAAATTTTGCTCCGGTTTGTGATTATCTAAAAAATGTGCTGCCTGAAATTTCATTGGAAATGGTAGAAGCGAAAGATCTCATCAAAAAAGCAGAAGAAGCTCAGATTATTTTTCCGGCTATGGCAAGGATAGATGAGAAAATATTTAAGAGAGCCCCTTCTCTTCGTTTAGTGCAACAGTGGGGAACCGGATTGGAGGGGATAGATATTGGTAGTGCTACCCGTTACCGGGTAGCAGTAGCCAATGTACCTACTGCGGGAAGTGGAAATGCCGAATCCGTTGCTGAATGGTATGTTATGGCTGCTCTTTGTTTAAGCCGTAAAACCTGCGAAATTAGGTCACAAGTACGAAAAGGCTATCCCTGGGGTTCTCCTTTAGGGCAAGCTCTCTATGGACGTACCGCTGGAATAATTGGTTTTGGCGGCATAGGAAAGGCTTTAGCTTTACTGTTAAAAACATTTAATATGAAGATATTAGTAGTCGATAAAAAACCGGATAAAATTACCGCTCAAAATATAGGAGTAGACTGGATAGGAGAAGTGGCGGATTTACTCCACTTATTAAAGAAAACAGAATATTTATTTATCTGCATACCGCTAACTGCAGAAACTAAAAACATGATTAGTCAACCGGAATTAGCTTTACTTCCTAAAGGTGCCTTTATTCTTAATGCTGCTCGAGGTTCCGTTATTAACCAGCAAGCTTTAATGCAAGCTATGGATAGCAAACATTTAGGAGGAGTTGCTTTAGATGTTTATTGGGAGGAGCCTCCAAAACCAAATGATCCGATTTTGGATTACCCCA
The Candidatus Atribacteria bacterium genome window above contains:
- the dprA gene encoding DNA-protecting protein DprA, with amino-acid sequence MSDIGPKRFYQLLDYFGSPDIAWQAKSGEISKILNLSSKISSRLFEEKNNILPEEELNLVSKNKIQVLTIEDLLYPENLKNIHYPPPLLYFKGNILESDKNSISIVGSRKATYYGKMVAEKLSKDLALAGLTVISGLARGIDTAAHKGAISVNGRTIAVLGCGIDHIYPPENRRLAEEIEGSGALISEFPLYTLPERKNFPRRNRVISGLSLGTVVVEAAEKSGALITADFALEQGREVFAIPGNINSPLSNGSHNLIKQGAKLVENFKDILEEIHIVLPQKTTNRKVVKENTALTEEEKRIYQVISKEPIQIDYIIGASKLSAGKASEVLLNLELKDLIKEIEGKRFIKL
- a CDS encoding nuclear transport factor 2 family protein, with the protein product MSKEELISMMRKFRDALNKKDLEKSLSFFTEDADWVNPNGEFKGKEELKKYLKWGFEISPDQKVIESGVKIIAEEDKAVYEHILEGSFERMKYQIPALCIYEFKGDKFQHLRTTYDRLSMAKQLAKGPVAKTAVNSIINRMEKGLHA
- a CDS encoding N-acetyltransferase encodes the protein MSWWTGPVTRPTDLGKYLEAHGLTYVEDYPGMAVDLLTLNVDLSVPPGLTIERVGDVEDLEKWIHPFTIGIGYPDYFAKIIFDSTAALGFGLHLPMRHYVGLLKGELVACSTLMLGSGVAGIYNVATVPEACRQGSGTAMTLAPLREARTLGYRVAILQSSQMGMGVYRRLGFKEYCKIGMYIWTGETNG
- a CDS encoding lactate dehydrogenase encodes the protein MIMENSSSITVIIAGKNFAPVCDYLKNVLPEISLEMVEAKDLIKKAEEAQIIFPAMARIDEKIFKRAPSLRLVQQWGTGLEGIDIGSATRYRVAVANVPTAGSGNAESVAEWYVMAALCLSRKTCEIRSQVRKGYPWGSPLGQALYGRTAGIIGFGGIGKALALLLKTFNMKILVVDKKPDKITAQNIGVDWIGEVADLLHLLKKTEYLFICIPLTAETKNMISQPELALLPKGAFILNAARGSVINQQALMQAMDSKHLGGVALDVYWEEPPKPNDPILDYPNILATPHIAGVTDVSYQGISIQVKENIIRVMKGKLPLNCANPEVRLKDMK